A single genomic interval of Lathyrus oleraceus cultivar Zhongwan6 chromosome 7, CAAS_Psat_ZW6_1.0, whole genome shotgun sequence harbors:
- the LOC127105480 gene encoding protein ACTIVITY OF BC1 COMPLEX KINASE 8, chloroplastic, which translates to MASSSLLLTELNFLAPQIRPKRRRSLTTFRSLNSVSNYKYNVTLRTRIRAVKEESALIEERASDVKWSRNGAATSVVNGKNGSVRGYVNGSENGRLVKYVNGNGVAAEVVEDFVETSKQKEVGRKKRLEEIGKEDAWFKRNGEAQVEVAVAPGGRWSRFKTYSTIQRTLEIWGFVITFIFKSWLNRQKFSYKGGMTEEKKTLRRKVLAKWLKESILRLGPTFIKIGQQFSTRVDILPQEYVDQLSELQDQVPPFPSETAMAIVEEELGGPIAGIFDQFDYEPIAAASLGQVHRAKLRGQEVVIKVQRPGLKGLFDIDLKNLRVIAEYLQKIDPKSDGAKRDWVAIYDECASVLYQEIDYTKEAANAELFASNFKNMDYVKVPSIYWDYTTPQILTMEYVPGIKINKIQAIDQLGVDRKRLGRYAVESYLEQILSHGFFHADPHPGNIAVDDVNGGRLIFYDFGMMGSISQNIREGLLEAFYGVYEKSPDKVLEAMIQMGVLVPTGDMTAVRRTAQFFLTSFEERLAAQRREKELEAAEVGFKKPLSKEEKVMKKKERLAAIGEDLLSIAADQPFRFPATFTFVVRAFSVLDGIGKGLDPRFDITEIAKPYALELLRFREAGVEVIVKDFRKRWDRQSQAFYNLFRQADRVEKLASVIERLEQGDLKLRVRALESERAFQRVATVQKTILNAVAAGSLINLATILSLNSIRVPATIAYFFCAIFGFQILFGIVKIKKLDERERLITGTA; encoded by the exons ATGGCTTCATCTTCTCTACTCTTAACCGAACTCAATTTTCTTGCTCCACAAATCAGACCAAAACGTCGTCGTTCTCTCACTACATTCCGCTCTTTAAATTCCGTTTCAAACTACAAATACAATGTTACTCTTCGCACTCGAATTCGCGCTGTCAAGGAAGAAAGTGCATTGATTGAAGAAAGAGCAAGCGATGTGAAGTGGAGTAGAAACGGAGCTGCTACAAGTGTTGTAAACGGTAAAAACGGTTCCGTTAGAGGTTACGTTAACGGTAGTGAAAATGGAAGGTTGGTGAAGTATGTAAATGGAAATGGTGTGGCGGCGGAAGTTGTTGAAGATTTTGTTGAAACCTCGAAGCagaaggaagttgggaggaaGAAGAGGTTGGAGGAGATTGGAAAAGAAGATGCGTGGTTTAAACGAAATGGTGAAGCACAAGTTGAG GTGGCGGTTGCGCCTGGTGGTCGTTGGAGTAGGTTCAAGACTTACTCGACTATACAGAGAACATTGGAAATTTGGGGATTTGTTATTACTTTTATCTTCAAGTCTTGGTTGAATCGTCAGAAGTTCTCTTATAAAG GAGGAATGACAGAGGAAAAGAAAACCTTAAGGCGAAAGGTTCTTGCCAAATGGCTGAAGGAAAGCATTCTCCGATTAGGTCCCACATTTATCAAAATTGGCCAGCAATTCTCCACAAGAGTGGACATTCTTCCTCAAGAATATGTTGACCAGTTGTCAGAACTTCAG GATCAAGTTCCTCCATTTCCCTCGGAGACTGCTATGGCTATTGTTGAGGAAGAGCTGGGAGGTCCTATAGCTGGCATATTTGATCAGTTTGACTATGAGCCAATAGCTGCTGCAAGTCTTG GTCAGGTTCATCGTGCAAAATTAAGGGGACAGGAGGTTGTTATAAAGGTTCAAAGGCCTGGTCTCAAGGGTCTTTTTGATATTGATCTTAAAAATCTAAGG GTTATTGCTGAATATCTTCAAAAAATTGACCCTAAATCAGATGGTGCAAAGAGGGATTGGGTTGCTATTTATGATGAATGTGCTTCTGTTTTATATCAG GAGATTGATTACACCAAGGAAGCTGCTAATGCTGAGCTATTTGCAAGCAACTTTAAGAACATGGATTATGTGAAAGTCCCTTCAATTTACTGGGATTATACCACCCCACAG ATTCTGACAATGGAGTATGTTCCAGGgattaaaataaacaaaatacAAGCTATAGATCAGCTGGGTGTTGACCGCAAAAG GCTAGGGAGATATGCTGTTGAATCTTACTTGGAGCAGATTCTCTCTCATGGTTTCTTCCATGCCGATCCT CATCCGGGAAATATTGCAGTCGATGATGTTAATGGTGGAAGATTGATCTTTTATGATTTTGGTATGATGGGAAG TATCAGTCAAAATATCAGAGAAGGTTTACTCGAAGCTTTTTATGGAGTTTATGAAAAGAGTCCAGATAAG GTCCTCGAAGCAATGATTCAGATGGGTGTTCTTGTCCCAACTGGAGATATGACTGCTGTTAGGCGAACGGCACAGTTCTTCCTCACCAG TTTTGAAGAACGTCTTGCGGCACAGAGGAGAGAGAAAGAGTTGGAAGCAGCTGAAGTTGGATTCAAGAAGCCATTAAGCAAAGAAGAAAAAGTAATGAAGAAGAAAGAACGTCTGGCTGCTATTG GCGAAGATTTATTATCCATTGCAGCAGACCAGCCCTTCCGGTTTCCTGCCACCTTCACATTTGTTGTTAGGGCCTTCTCAG TTTTGGATGGCATTGGAAAGGGACTTGACCCCCGTTTTGATATTACCGAGATTGCCAAACC TTATGCCTTGGAGTTGCTGAGATTCCGTGAGGCAGGAGTTGAAGTTATTGTAAAG GATTTCAGAAAGAGATGGGACAGACAATCTCAAGCATTTTACAACTTATTTAGACAGGCTGACAGAGTTGAAAAGCTGGCCAGCGTTATCGAGAGATTG GAGCAAGGTGATCTAAAGCTTAGAGTCCGAGCTTTGGAATCCGAGAGAGCATTCCAACGTGTTGCAACCGTGCAGAAAACAATTTTGAAT GCAGTAGCTGCTGGGAGCCTAATAAATCTTGCAACAATTTTATCTCTCAATTCAATTAGG GTGCCTGCCACTATAGCATATTTCTTTTGTGCGATCTTTGGTTTTCAAATTCTCTTTGGCATTGTGAAAATCAAGAAGTTAGACGAACGGGAACGGTTGATTACAGGGACTGCATAA